The Pocillopora verrucosa isolate sample1 chromosome 14, ASM3666991v2, whole genome shotgun sequence genome has a segment encoding these proteins:
- the LOC131779708 gene encoding neuronal acetylcholine receptor subunit alpha-10 isoform X1, which yields MSPLIFTFCVLSTCALCSILAFAEMDESAQEHHGNLTQEQRLLDHLLQNYRTRRLIRPVKDLSKPIVIDFSAELVGVAKVDEKEQIIKTHFWIRLDWNNPYMTWRPQDYGGNKVMNIPPEMLWVPDIVLYNKDSSSDFQLPSLKSADDRLSLKATSGFTTSVKVRHDGNQTWRAHIIYKSMCNINVKYFPFDEQQCKMVFASWSHDVNTIDLRKRKGPPGEKAVAKKDRGSDVFQENEEWTVEWITIDRHEKENDCCDLPVADLTVTMLLRRRTYYYVMSLILPCTLIACTIFLEFILPAESGERVGLGITILLSMAVFQELTSEKLPSSSEHFPLLAMYYSVSIMEIGTALGATCIILNFHHRNTKMPSWFQKIVLEWLAKIVRYEPTYNRHPASGDALNDSTQKIMQSNTTSDRKRNDAFDLERESIEYEMDLFEEARVGRDQVPLAQNGNISTNHVTRKRSVKRKPQDSETETTEVQISEAKFPLYDFNKEEFYKKQWQDAARILDRVLLLASVVIGSVSAMSIFLQSPRIRELFIP from the exons ATGTCGCCGCTCATATTTACGTTCTGTGTTTTGAGCACCTGTGCGTTGTGCTCAATCCTTGCCTTCGCTGAGATGGATGAATCTGCGCAAG aacACCATGGTAACCTTACTCAAGAACAAAGATTGTTAGATCATCTGCTTCAGAACTACAGGACCCGCAGACTTATCCGTCCTGTAAAGGATCTCTCCAAACCAATTGTCATCGATTTCAGTGCTGAGTTAGTTGGCGTAGCTAAAGTG GACGAAAAAGAACAGATAATTAAGACTCACTTTTGGATTCGCCTG GACTGGAACAATCCTTATATGACGTGGAGACCACAGGATTACGGAGGAAACAAGGTGATGAACATTCCTCCCGAAATGCTTTGGGTGCCTGACATCGTTTTGTACAACAA GGATTCCTCTTCTGATTTTCAGCTTCCATccttaaaaag CGCTGATGATCGACTCAGCTTAAAAGCAACATCCGGGTTCACAACGAGCGTCAAGGTTCGCCATGATGGAAACCAAACTTGGCGGGCTCACATCATCTACAAGAGCATGTGCAACATCAACGTCAAGTATTTTCCATTTGATGAGCAGCAGTGTAAAATGGTTTTCGCCTCTTGGTCACATGATGTGAACACAATAGActtgagaaaaaggaaaggtCCGCCAGGAGAAAAAGCTGTGGCTAAAAAAGATAGAGGATCCGACGTGTTCCAGGAAAACGAGGAATGGACGGTGGAATGGATTACCATCGATAGACACGAG AAAGAAAACGACTGCTGCGATTTACCCGTCGCCGATTTGACTGTCACGATGCTACTGCGCAGACGCACCTACTATTACGTAATGAGCCTTATCTTGCCCTGTACTCTCATAGCTTGCACCATCTTCCTAGAGTTTATTCTTCCAGCAGAGTCTGGAGAACGAGTGGGCCTTGGTATTACTATCCTTTTATCGATGGCCGTGTTCCAAGAACTGACCTCTGAGAAGCTTCCCTCAAGCTCTGAACACTTCCCTCTGTTAG CTATGTACTACTCAGTGTCCATCATGGAGATAGGTACAGCACTCGGTGCTACCTGCATCATTCTAAATTTTCACCACCGAAACACAAAGATGCCGAGTTGGTTCCAAAAGATCGTGCTTGAATGGCTGGCTAAGATCGTGCGATATGAGCCCACCTACAACCGGCATCCGGCCAGCGGTGACGCTTTAAATGACAGCACGCAAAAGATAATGCAATCAAACACAACTAGTGACAGGAAAAGAAACGACGCTTTTGATTTGGAAAGAGAATCAATCGAGTATGAAATGGACCTTTTCGAGGAGGCTCGCGTGGGACGTGACCAAGTGCCTTTGGCCCAAAATGGGAACATTTCAACGAATCACGTCACCAGGAAGCGCTCGGTCAAACGCAAACCGCAGGACTCTGAAACCGAGACTACGGAGGTACAGATATCGGAGGCGAAGTTTCCTTTGTATGACTTCAACAAAGAAGAATTTTACAAAAAGCAATGGCAGGATGCGGCCAGGATCTTAGATCGAGTTTTGCTGTTAGCGTCGGTTGTGATTGGGTCTGTTTCAGCAATGAGTATTTTCTTGCAATCTCCTCGGATCAGAGAACTGTTTATTCCGTGA
- the LOC131779708 gene encoding neuronal acetylcholine receptor subunit alpha-10 isoform X2, producing the protein MSPLIFTFCVLSTCALCSILAFAEMDESAQEHHGNLTQEQRLLDHLLQNYRTRRLIRPVKDLSKPIVIDFSAELVGVAKVDEKEQIIKTHFWIRLDWNNPYMTWRPQDYGGNKVMNIPPEMLWVPDIVLYNNADDRLSLKATSGFTTSVKVRHDGNQTWRAHIIYKSMCNINVKYFPFDEQQCKMVFASWSHDVNTIDLRKRKGPPGEKAVAKKDRGSDVFQENEEWTVEWITIDRHEKENDCCDLPVADLTVTMLLRRRTYYYVMSLILPCTLIACTIFLEFILPAESGERVGLGITILLSMAVFQELTSEKLPSSSEHFPLLAMYYSVSIMEIGTALGATCIILNFHHRNTKMPSWFQKIVLEWLAKIVRYEPTYNRHPASGDALNDSTQKIMQSNTTSDRKRNDAFDLERESIEYEMDLFEEARVGRDQVPLAQNGNISTNHVTRKRSVKRKPQDSETETTEVQISEAKFPLYDFNKEEFYKKQWQDAARILDRVLLLASVVIGSVSAMSIFLQSPRIRELFIP; encoded by the exons ATGTCGCCGCTCATATTTACGTTCTGTGTTTTGAGCACCTGTGCGTTGTGCTCAATCCTTGCCTTCGCTGAGATGGATGAATCTGCGCAAG aacACCATGGTAACCTTACTCAAGAACAAAGATTGTTAGATCATCTGCTTCAGAACTACAGGACCCGCAGACTTATCCGTCCTGTAAAGGATCTCTCCAAACCAATTGTCATCGATTTCAGTGCTGAGTTAGTTGGCGTAGCTAAAGTG GACGAAAAAGAACAGATAATTAAGACTCACTTTTGGATTCGCCTG GACTGGAACAATCCTTATATGACGTGGAGACCACAGGATTACGGAGGAAACAAGGTGATGAACATTCCTCCCGAAATGCTTTGGGTGCCTGACATCGTTTTGTACAACAA CGCTGATGATCGACTCAGCTTAAAAGCAACATCCGGGTTCACAACGAGCGTCAAGGTTCGCCATGATGGAAACCAAACTTGGCGGGCTCACATCATCTACAAGAGCATGTGCAACATCAACGTCAAGTATTTTCCATTTGATGAGCAGCAGTGTAAAATGGTTTTCGCCTCTTGGTCACATGATGTGAACACAATAGActtgagaaaaaggaaaggtCCGCCAGGAGAAAAAGCTGTGGCTAAAAAAGATAGAGGATCCGACGTGTTCCAGGAAAACGAGGAATGGACGGTGGAATGGATTACCATCGATAGACACGAG AAAGAAAACGACTGCTGCGATTTACCCGTCGCCGATTTGACTGTCACGATGCTACTGCGCAGACGCACCTACTATTACGTAATGAGCCTTATCTTGCCCTGTACTCTCATAGCTTGCACCATCTTCCTAGAGTTTATTCTTCCAGCAGAGTCTGGAGAACGAGTGGGCCTTGGTATTACTATCCTTTTATCGATGGCCGTGTTCCAAGAACTGACCTCTGAGAAGCTTCCCTCAAGCTCTGAACACTTCCCTCTGTTAG CTATGTACTACTCAGTGTCCATCATGGAGATAGGTACAGCACTCGGTGCTACCTGCATCATTCTAAATTTTCACCACCGAAACACAAAGATGCCGAGTTGGTTCCAAAAGATCGTGCTTGAATGGCTGGCTAAGATCGTGCGATATGAGCCCACCTACAACCGGCATCCGGCCAGCGGTGACGCTTTAAATGACAGCACGCAAAAGATAATGCAATCAAACACAACTAGTGACAGGAAAAGAAACGACGCTTTTGATTTGGAAAGAGAATCAATCGAGTATGAAATGGACCTTTTCGAGGAGGCTCGCGTGGGACGTGACCAAGTGCCTTTGGCCCAAAATGGGAACATTTCAACGAATCACGTCACCAGGAAGCGCTCGGTCAAACGCAAACCGCAGGACTCTGAAACCGAGACTACGGAGGTACAGATATCGGAGGCGAAGTTTCCTTTGTATGACTTCAACAAAGAAGAATTTTACAAAAAGCAATGGCAGGATGCGGCCAGGATCTTAGATCGAGTTTTGCTGTTAGCGTCGGTTGTGATTGGGTCTGTTTCAGCAATGAGTATTTTCTTGCAATCTCCTCGGATCAGAGAACTGTTTATTCCGTGA